In Gracilimonas sp., a single window of DNA contains:
- a CDS encoding DUF4382 domain-containing protein, giving the protein MLKNKIFSVTIALITAFTLGFTGCDNTSVTDSDTEIEVEVGTGTLEILLHDAPINYEEVNVFIESVEVNNSDSTDGWIEIGSPQQSYDLLKLTNGATKVLVSAQLEAGTYEQIRLILSSEGHNVVIDGTSHDMFIPSGEQTGIKLNVNAEIEPDITYTLLLDFDAARSVVKRGKAQSENAQSGVEYLLKPVISASNEAVTGNIAGIVEPADAQAFIYAIADSDTLSSTKADTTDGSFKLIGLEEGTYTVLMNPTNENYQSTDTTGVEVTIGETNDIGTITLSEN; this is encoded by the coding sequence ATGTTAAAGAATAAAATATTCTCAGTAACAATTGCATTGATCACTGCCTTTACTTTGGGGTTTACAGGCTGTGACAACACCTCGGTTACAGACAGTGATACCGAAATTGAAGTTGAAGTCGGAACCGGAACGCTTGAAATACTGCTTCACGACGCACCGATTAACTACGAAGAAGTCAACGTATTTATTGAAAGCGTTGAAGTAAATAACAGCGATTCCACCGACGGCTGGATCGAAATCGGCAGCCCCCAACAGTCCTATGACCTGTTAAAACTAACAAATGGAGCAACTAAAGTTCTTGTGTCAGCGCAGCTGGAAGCGGGTACTTACGAACAAATTCGGCTTATATTGAGTAGCGAGGGACACAATGTGGTTATTGATGGCACATCACACGACATGTTTATACCCAGTGGTGAACAAACCGGAATCAAATTAAATGTAAATGCGGAGATTGAACCGGATATCACCTACACACTTTTGCTTGATTTTGATGCTGCCCGATCAGTTGTTAAAAGAGGGAAGGCACAATCTGAAAACGCACAATCAGGTGTCGAATACCTGTTGAAGCCGGTTATTAGTGCTTCTAATGAAGCCGTAACAGGAAATATTGCCGGAATTGTGGAACCTGCAGATGCACAAGCCTTTATTTACGCCATTGCAGATAGTGATACCCTTTCTTCCACCAAAGCTGATACCACCGATGGTTCTTTTAAATTGATTGGGCTGGAGGAAGGAACCTATACTGTTTTAATGAATCCAACCAATGAAAACTATCAGTCAACAGACACTACAGGCGTAGAGGTGACTATTGGGGAAACCAACGATATCGGAACCATAACACTTTCAGAGAACTAA
- the glmS gene encoding glutamine--fructose-6-phosphate transaminase (isomerizing): MCGIVGYVGKREAKDILLNGLKRLEYRGYDSAGIALVNGRLDIEKGQGKVDALKAKIAGRVMQGNVGIGHTRWATHGAPNDINSHPHVSQSGKIALVHNGIIENYNYLKRELQNKGREFNTETDTEVIAQLIEEIYQNGKGEISFKKAVQLSLKQIEGSYGIAVVNTEEQNQLIVARKGSPLLIGIGDGEMFVASDASPIVEYTKKVVYLNDGEMAIISENGYQVSTIDDVELTKEVHELALNIEEIQKGGYPHFMLKEIFEQPNAIEDCLRGRLDTEKQRVQLGGLVDEMDRILQAKRFIITACGTSWHAGLVGEYLLEHLTKVPVEVEYASEFRYREQLINEDDVVIAISQSGETADTLAALRLAKEKGALTLGVCNVVGSTIARETDAGVYNHAGPEIGVASTKAFTTQVAVLAMMSILIGQKKKSIDSVYAGKLIEGLASVPDKIQQILEQSEEIHEIAQLFTYAPNFLYLGRSYNFPVALEGALKLKEISYIHAEGYPAAEMKHGPIALIDEMMPVVVIAHTEHTNEKMISNIEEVKARKGRIISVTGRSNKDVIKLSEFCCAIPDIDDCLSSILTVIPLQLLSYYIAINRGCDVDQPRNLAKSVTVE; encoded by the coding sequence ATGTGTGGAATTGTAGGATATGTCGGCAAGCGAGAAGCAAAAGATATTCTTTTAAATGGATTGAAAAGACTCGAATATCGGGGCTATGATTCAGCAGGGATAGCATTGGTCAACGGACGTCTTGATATTGAAAAAGGGCAGGGTAAGGTTGATGCATTAAAAGCAAAAATCGCCGGAAGGGTAATGCAAGGAAATGTTGGTATCGGACATACTCGTTGGGCGACTCATGGAGCTCCTAATGATATCAACTCTCATCCTCATGTGAGTCAATCAGGTAAAATTGCTTTAGTTCACAATGGCATCATTGAGAATTACAATTATTTAAAAAGGGAGCTTCAAAATAAAGGTCGAGAATTTAATACTGAAACTGACACGGAAGTTATAGCTCAATTGATAGAAGAGATCTACCAAAACGGAAAGGGGGAAATTTCATTTAAAAAAGCAGTTCAGCTTTCCCTTAAGCAAATTGAAGGAAGTTATGGTATAGCTGTTGTCAATACAGAAGAACAGAATCAGCTTATAGTGGCTCGCAAAGGGTCTCCCTTATTGATTGGAATTGGAGATGGAGAGATGTTTGTAGCATCTGATGCCTCTCCGATTGTAGAATATACCAAGAAAGTTGTTTACTTGAATGACGGAGAAATGGCCATTATTTCTGAAAATGGATATCAGGTAAGCACTATTGATGATGTTGAGCTTACTAAAGAAGTACACGAACTGGCTCTTAATATCGAAGAGATTCAGAAGGGAGGATATCCTCACTTTATGCTTAAGGAGATTTTTGAACAACCCAACGCCATCGAAGATTGTTTAAGAGGTAGGCTTGATACTGAAAAACAACGGGTACAGTTGGGAGGTCTCGTAGATGAGATGGATCGTATTTTGCAAGCCAAAAGGTTTATAATCACAGCATGCGGAACCAGCTGGCATGCGGGGTTGGTAGGGGAATACCTTTTGGAGCACCTTACTAAGGTACCAGTTGAAGTAGAATATGCTTCTGAATTTCGCTATAGGGAACAATTGATAAATGAAGATGATGTTGTAATTGCTATATCTCAAAGTGGGGAGACAGCTGATACCCTTGCGGCTCTCAGATTAGCTAAAGAAAAAGGTGCTTTAACTCTGGGAGTTTGTAATGTTGTAGGATCAACTATTGCCCGAGAAACCGATGCAGGGGTTTACAATCACGCCGGTCCGGAGATTGGGGTGGCTTCTACGAAGGCTTTCACAACTCAGGTAGCTGTTTTGGCTATGATGTCAATTTTAATCGGTCAAAAGAAAAAGAGTATTGATTCTGTTTATGCTGGTAAACTGATAGAGGGACTCGCCTCCGTGCCGGATAAAATTCAACAGATTCTCGAACAAAGTGAGGAGATACACGAAATCGCTCAATTGTTTACCTATGCACCTAATTTTTTATACCTGGGCAGATCATATAATTTTCCGGTTGCATTGGAAGGTGCTCTGAAATTGAAGGAAATTTCCTATATACATGCCGAAGGATACCCAGCAGCAGAGATGAAACATGGTCCTATAGCTTTAATAGATGAAATGATGCCGGTAGTAGTGATTGCTCATACCGAACATACTAATGAGAAAATGATCAGCAATATTGAAGAAGTAAAAGCACGAAAAGGAAGAATCATATCGGTAACCGGAAGGTCTAACAAGGATGTAATTAAGCTTTCAGAGTTTTGCTGTGCAATTCCTGATATAGATGATTGCTTATCATCTATTCTTACAGTTATCCCTTTGCAGCTTTTATCATATTATATAGCCATAAATAGGGGATGTGATGTTGATCAACCTCGAAATCTAGCAAAAAGTGTTACGGTAGAGTAG
- a CDS encoding HTTM domain-containing protein yields MYTYESSSFDRYKAFQLLWVIFILFHMLISSPGWTSIGDEFLNPSNHFFLAVNILVVLFAVASLLRPKHMLYFLLTLICLTIVKLDALPSVPNHIILVLIIHFTIFTSFFFFWNSSLKSKERIAAWFDKTAPYIRIELLILYFFVVLHKLNHDYFDPTVSCSVELYHEITSILPFLPQEMWVDGIMIWLILLIELTIPLLLLFSSTRVLGVFTGLVFHFLLSLHPNLYILSFTAELYALYILFLPSKLVLNITREFKKGMQRINIKRIVLVLSGTVILTTLIYFTINILQSGSISKTLLKNIFSALFSLIPVFWSIWCLLLITGAFLMFRGYFFHTPENTSPFFKISWSPLLIFPLLTIFNGITPYIGLKTATNFSMFSNLKVDGADNNHLFLPSKYQVSDFQNDTVILLNTNNSYLQAFINRHERMTYFELSRFLYENRSENIHVTFIRNGSKQTVRLPEQKASLSLESPWIARKLLLFRGIPDQTSTPCQW; encoded by the coding sequence ATGTACACCTATGAAAGCAGTTCTTTTGACAGGTACAAAGCTTTTCAGCTTTTGTGGGTTATTTTTATTCTTTTTCACATGCTTATTAGTAGTCCGGGCTGGACTAGCATTGGAGATGAATTTTTAAATCCAAGCAACCACTTTTTTCTTGCTGTGAATATCCTTGTTGTTCTATTTGCCGTTGCCTCCTTACTGCGGCCAAAACACATGTTATATTTTTTATTGACACTCATCTGCTTAACGATTGTTAAGCTGGATGCTCTGCCCTCGGTACCTAATCATATCATCCTGGTGTTAATTATTCATTTCACAATATTTACGAGTTTTTTTTTCTTTTGGAACTCTTCTTTAAAGTCAAAGGAACGTATTGCCGCTTGGTTTGATAAAACTGCACCATATATAAGGATCGAACTATTGATCCTATATTTTTTTGTAGTCCTGCATAAATTAAACCATGATTATTTTGATCCCACTGTAAGCTGCTCTGTTGAATTGTACCATGAAATAACCTCCATTTTGCCTTTTCTTCCTCAAGAAATGTGGGTTGATGGGATAATGATTTGGTTAATACTACTTATTGAGTTGACCATTCCTCTCTTATTACTGTTTTCATCTACGCGTGTTCTTGGGGTTTTTACTGGCTTAGTATTTCATTTTCTACTTTCTTTGCATCCAAATTTGTACATCCTCAGTTTTACTGCTGAACTTTATGCTTTATATATTCTTTTCCTGCCAAGCAAACTGGTTCTGAATATCACTCGAGAATTTAAAAAGGGAATGCAAAGAATCAACATAAAACGAATTGTATTGGTATTATCCGGAACAGTCATTCTTACAACGCTGATATATTTCACCATCAATATTCTGCAATCCGGTTCAATCTCTAAAACATTATTAAAAAATATTTTTTCAGCTCTTTTTAGTTTGATACCTGTCTTTTGGAGTATATGGTGTCTGCTATTGATAACCGGGGCTTTTCTCATGTTCCGCGGTTACTTTTTTCATACTCCGGAAAATACCTCACCTTTTTTCAAGATTTCATGGTCCCCGCTTTTAATCTTTCCGCTTTTAACCATCTTCAATGGAATAACTCCTTATATCGGGCTTAAAACTGCCACTAATTTCTCTATGTTTTCAAATCTAAAAGTTGACGGAGCTGACAACAACCACTTGTTTTTACCTTCAAAATATCAGGTCTCTGATTTTCAAAATGATACCGTTATCCTACTCAATACTAACAATTCTTATCTACAGGCTTTTATAAATAGGCATGAACGAATGACATACTTCGAGTTAAGCCGATTTCTTTATGAAAATCGTTCAGAAAATATACATGTAACCTTTATAAGAAATGGATCAAAACAAACTGTTCGTCTTCCTGAACAAAAAGCGAGTTTATCTTTAGAATCACCGTGGATCGCTCGAAAGTTACTGCTTTTCCGCGGTATACCAGATCAAACATCTACTCCGTGTCAATGGTAA
- a CDS encoding O-antigen ligase family protein, whose amino-acid sequence MLQQTGYKKNRQNHWTLDFLGIKESGLFPLLITFFFIAGAGAILYLTEGNFKIILAIFSLLAVVGLTLYRIDYSFFLFFGMVLFFDQYLVPGFRPFTYYVDFFRNFKEISYLPSHPAGVINPVEVYLFLLFGAWMLVLAVQKKAELQRILIWPSFLFFLSCLIFGFLNGIRSGGDLVIAIWEFRALLYLSVMYLIVPQIIQTREQIRILLWICIVAIFFKACQGIYRFANTGLSTSGIQTFTNHEDPVFMSVLFIFLASMILLKYRDQQRKLMLVLLIPFLLGFYLSFRRAAFAGLFVSLATLFFLIGAEERKRYLKLAVPAAIFLLAYSTVFWNNKSTLAQPVQMIKSGLVETSKVENPEDYYSNLYRDYENYNLAATVKRKPLTGVGFGNKYDLPLDLDTFVMSFPLRNYIAHNQILWWFAKTGAIGFLSFWLFFNAFVSKGASVYAQTDDPYLKAVCAMIVVAVINQMVVSYFDLQLTYYRNMIFLGTLMGLMPTIERLGKQDAQSVYESIQ is encoded by the coding sequence ATGCTTCAACAAACAGGGTATAAAAAAAACCGTCAAAATCATTGGACACTTGATTTTTTGGGAATTAAAGAGTCAGGTCTTTTCCCACTTTTAATTACATTTTTTTTTATTGCCGGAGCCGGAGCTATCCTGTATTTAACAGAGGGGAATTTCAAAATAATTCTGGCAATTTTTTCTCTGTTGGCAGTAGTTGGACTTACTCTCTACAGGATTGACTATAGTTTTTTTCTATTCTTTGGTATGGTGCTTTTTTTCGACCAGTACCTTGTGCCTGGGTTTCGTCCATTCACCTATTACGTAGATTTCTTTAGGAATTTCAAAGAAATTTCTTATTTGCCCAGTCATCCTGCAGGGGTTATAAATCCGGTTGAAGTATATCTGTTTCTGCTTTTTGGAGCTTGGATGTTGGTCTTAGCAGTTCAGAAAAAAGCCGAACTGCAAAGAATCTTGATCTGGCCGTCTTTTCTATTTTTTTTAAGCTGTCTTATATTCGGATTTCTCAATGGCATACGCAGTGGCGGGGATTTAGTAATTGCCATATGGGAGTTCAGGGCTTTGCTCTATTTGTCTGTAATGTATCTTATTGTACCACAAATCATTCAAACGCGGGAACAAATCCGAATCTTGTTGTGGATTTGTATTGTCGCCATTTTCTTCAAAGCATGCCAGGGTATTTATCGTTTTGCAAATACAGGCCTATCAACCAGTGGTATACAAACCTTTACAAATCATGAAGATCCTGTTTTCATGTCTGTATTGTTCATTTTTTTGGCCTCAATGATCTTACTTAAATACAGAGATCAGCAACGAAAATTAATGCTTGTATTACTTATTCCCTTTTTATTAGGGTTTTACCTCTCTTTTCGAAGAGCCGCTTTCGCTGGACTGTTTGTGTCCTTGGCAACTCTTTTCTTTTTGATTGGCGCCGAAGAACGAAAACGATATCTCAAATTAGCAGTACCGGCGGCTATCTTTCTACTTGCCTACAGTACAGTGTTTTGGAACAATAAAAGTACATTAGCGCAGCCGGTACAAATGATTAAATCCGGTCTGGTTGAAACAAGTAAAGTTGAAAATCCGGAAGATTATTATTCAAACCTTTACCGCGACTATGAAAACTACAACCTTGCTGCTACGGTAAAGCGAAAGCCGCTTACCGGAGTTGGTTTTGGTAATAAATATGACCTACCTCTTGACCTTGATACTTTTGTTATGTCTTTCCCCCTTCGTAACTATATAGCTCACAATCAAATATTGTGGTGGTTTGCTAAAACCGGAGCTATTGGGTTTCTTAGTTTTTGGCTTTTTTTTAATGCTTTCGTTAGCAAGGGAGCTTCTGTATATGCCCAAACTGATGACCCCTATTTAAAAGCCGTATGCGCTATGATTGTAGTAGCAGTTATAAATCAAATGGTTGTATCATATTTCGACCTTCAGCTCACATACTACAGAAACATGATTTTTCTTGGGACACTTATGGGATTAATGCCAACTATTGAACGATTGGGTAAACAAGATGCTCAGTCGGTTTATGAATCTATCCAATAA
- a CDS encoding glycoside hydrolase family 18 protein: protein MMRKFIILMMVSIASFSCDLLSNEDSEKIEKTLNPRSMAYLASWHYESPALNDSIHQIPTEEIEWQAITSLNYFGLTFYKDGSLIPISDYQDMRGIEGQMSEIVAAAHHHQVPVLLSVGGWQSRENFIAAVRDSSSQKNLISNLMILLKTYEFDGIDLNVEPVKPEDEELYEIFVDELYSNLQTIDTPLFDTPMLTATTIWQSDLFARIHGKLDHINLMTYNYSNAWEGWVSWHNSAIYNGGHKFVSMDKYLPSVNSDVERYIKAGVPRKKLSIGIKFYGDIWTGGVYEPLQEWTSTITPEVQVDVPYYSIMDSLFNSDYYRWDEEVKAAFLSIDNPGLLNDQFISFEEEKAIEAKIEYVKEMGLGGVFVWELSGGYQPDQPEGQKNPLQAAIKKVLLQN from the coding sequence ATGATGAGGAAATTTATCATTTTGATGATGGTATCAATTGCAAGTTTTTCTTGTGATTTGTTGAGCAATGAAGATTCAGAAAAAATAGAGAAGACTCTTAATCCAAGGTCTATGGCATATTTAGCCTCGTGGCATTATGAGTCTCCGGCCTTGAATGATTCTATACATCAAATTCCCACAGAAGAAATAGAATGGCAGGCTATTACAAGTCTCAATTATTTTGGTCTGACTTTTTATAAGGATGGTTCATTAATTCCGATTAGTGATTATCAAGATATGAGAGGGATTGAGGGTCAAATGTCTGAGATTGTTGCTGCAGCACATCACCATCAGGTTCCTGTATTGTTGTCGGTTGGAGGATGGCAGAGCCGAGAAAATTTTATTGCTGCCGTAAGGGATAGCAGTAGTCAAAAAAACTTGATATCCAATCTGATGATTTTATTAAAGACTTATGAATTTGATGGAATAGATCTGAATGTAGAACCTGTAAAGCCGGAAGATGAGGAGTTGTACGAAATTTTTGTAGATGAATTGTATAGTAATCTTCAAACCATCGACACCCCGCTTTTTGATACACCCATGTTAACGGCCACTACTATATGGCAATCTGATTTATTTGCCCGAATTCATGGAAAGCTCGATCATATTAACCTGATGACTTATAACTACAGCAATGCCTGGGAGGGATGGGTCTCCTGGCATAATTCAGCAATTTATAATGGAGGGCATAAATTTGTCAGCATGGATAAATATCTGCCTTCTGTAAACAGTGATGTTGAGAGATATATAAAGGCTGGGGTGCCAAGAAAGAAACTAAGCATTGGGATTAAATTTTATGGAGATATATGGACCGGAGGCGTTTATGAGCCACTTCAAGAATGGACGTCAACCATTACGCCCGAAGTACAGGTAGATGTTCCATACTATTCGATAATGGATAGTTTATTTAACTCCGATTACTATCGTTGGGACGAAGAAGTAAAAGCTGCGTTTTTAAGTATTGACAACCCCGGTTTATTAAATGATCAATTTATTTCTTTTGAAGAAGAAAAAGCTATTGAGGCTAAAATTGAATATGTAAAAGAAATGGGATTAGGTGGTGTTTTTGTCTGGGAGTTAAGCGGGGGGTACCAGCCCGATCAACCCGAAGGTCAAAAAAATCCATTGCAGGCAGCTATCAAAAAGGTCTTGCTGCAAAATTAA
- a CDS encoding malate synthase A — protein sequence MPWVIDSIPDDLKDRSVEILGPADRKSIVHALNSDANVFIADFEDATSPTWKNCIWSQINLRDTVKGNIWYMDKLGIKRGLNDNTAAIEVRPRGLHLNEKHMLIDGEPISASFFDFGLYVFHNALPLLRKGSGPYFSLPKLENRHEAEFWKDIFQYAEDKLPSIRPNVIKASVCVETLPAVFELDEIIYELREHLTGLEAGRWNYLFSLIKNFRKYKRYILPDRDLISIGLPFMEAYSQLIVKMAHRRNLHAIGDMTVAMYDKTKLQGLGQGQQMQQSLIDLLEGTFMEASQGFDGTQIIDSELVTLVREVFQKFMEGSFDQKDNLRDDISISRLDLLYTHLLDAGKITEKKFRQNIDVMILYIASWLRGRGVIELDKRLVNTSTVEIFRTQMWQWSHQPGIKLDDGRPVTKELFEEFLAQEKKQLIREYRELKGDSEIFERATELVSNFIWADDFEPYLSMSAYNLME from the coding sequence ATGCCATGGGTAATTGATTCAATTCCCGATGATCTCAAAGATCGTAGTGTAGAAATTCTAGGGCCTGCAGATCGTAAATCTATAGTACATGCCCTCAATTCCGATGCTAATGTGTTTATAGCTGATTTTGAAGACGCTACATCCCCGACATGGAAAAATTGCATATGGAGTCAGATAAACCTCAGAGATACTGTGAAAGGCAATATATGGTATATGGATAAACTGGGCATAAAGCGAGGGCTAAATGATAATACAGCGGCTATCGAGGTACGCCCGCGTGGATTACATCTTAATGAAAAACATATGTTGATTGACGGAGAACCTATTTCGGCTTCGTTTTTTGACTTTGGTCTCTATGTATTCCACAATGCGCTGCCATTGTTACGGAAGGGATCCGGACCATATTTCTCCTTGCCAAAATTAGAAAACCGTCATGAAGCTGAGTTCTGGAAGGATATTTTTCAATATGCTGAAGACAAATTACCAAGTATACGGCCAAATGTAATCAAGGCAAGTGTTTGTGTTGAGACATTGCCGGCTGTTTTTGAACTAGATGAAATAATTTATGAATTGCGAGAACACCTTACCGGGTTGGAGGCCGGCCGCTGGAATTATCTATTTAGCCTTATAAAAAATTTCCGAAAATATAAGCGATACATTTTACCTGATCGTGATTTGATTAGCATCGGCCTTCCTTTTATGGAGGCATATAGCCAGTTAATAGTTAAAATGGCCCATAGACGGAACTTACATGCCATAGGAGACATGACCGTTGCAATGTACGATAAGACTAAATTACAGGGTTTAGGGCAAGGGCAACAGATGCAACAAAGTTTGATTGATTTGCTAGAGGGAACTTTTATGGAAGCAAGCCAGGGTTTTGACGGAACACAAATAATAGATTCTGAATTGGTAACGCTTGTTCGGGAAGTTTTTCAAAAATTTATGGAGGGGAGCTTCGATCAGAAAGATAACCTGAGAGATGATATATCAATTTCCAGGTTAGACCTTCTTTATACACATCTATTAGATGCCGGGAAAATTACAGAAAAAAAATTTCGACAGAACATAGATGTTATGATACTTTATATTGCTTCATGGTTAAGAGGGCGTGGTGTTATTGAGTTGGATAAACGTTTGGTAAATACTTCAACAGTTGAGATTTTTCGAACCCAAATGTGGCAATGGAGCCACCAACCAGGTATTAAACTAGATGATGGCCGGCCCGTCACCAAGGAGCTTTTTGAAGAATTCCTTGCGCAAGAAAAGAAACAACTTATCAGGGAATACAGAGAATTGAAAGGTGATTCTGAAATTTTTGAAAGAGCAACTGAGTTAGTTTCTAACTTTATTTGGGCTGATGATTTTGAGCCTTATCTTTCAATGAGCGCTTATAACCTCATGGAATGA
- a CDS encoding polysaccharide biosynthesis tyrosine autokinase translates to MNISNGSNGANGSRDDHSLSHTSNSNGHSKNGSNNVNTNSETHEFDVRQVWGMLWRYKYTILTFTLITTCLFGFIAYNLDPVYKSEGSILISESKSYNSYRSNGVSTMLSNMYGIGRENRITDEIQILKSRSLSEKIAQELSGNPYMENGEKYPILWREYPENAESTSLDTVAQRIRKNSTFSHIEKSNLINIQYEGKSPLEAAKIVNLTMDVYIDFSSQQNRMSAHSAVQFLEEEQKRIQQNLKGAEQALRSFMNSENLVELDSQTNKLIGDIADLESNIQSIKVKLVSINSAIKEYSQRLNDLKPQLLKNYTEAILPKLDRFQYQLAELETNKMLMLSRNPNIDEEINPPAELRKINEDIARIQQKIRDTTEEFLAQNEEFSDTNLGSSGANIADNIAEIKNELIRLKVEQNQYRAQEEVLTEHLNEKRAFFEALPNNMIELARTKREVEINEQLYRTVSEQLAEMKLWEQTRFGLGRPIDAGFVPKKPEGNNQLLLLLVGVLMGGIFGIGYSCIREYTDPTISRMKQIQKFHLPVLGLIPNLKRTIQKTHGKKSKADFNGAELSTKFVTLFDSYSAESEAFRKLSNNIIYSTPQDGPEQKIVMTTSFSTDEGTSEVFANFAVSLAEMGNKVLAIDTDFRRPVLHEMLGRQRSPGILEVLTSEASLDEAIQETNIPRLDILFPGKEPSNPFFINRSNAFHKMIKGLRKRYNYILLKTAPMGLLSDATPLATLADGVMIVSRFEKTREDELEELIRNLQDINANILGVVLSSFDHKNSFDYFTGYSRSYQKAYQNYFSQKRETTTKSIADEQTLTI, encoded by the coding sequence ATGAATATATCAAATGGCTCAAATGGTGCTAATGGTTCTAGAGATGACCATTCACTTTCACATACTTCTAATTCAAATGGTCATAGCAAAAACGGATCCAATAATGTAAATACAAATTCGGAAACACATGAATTTGATGTCAGGCAGGTTTGGGGAATGTTATGGCGATATAAATACACAATATTGACCTTTACATTAATCACCACCTGCTTATTTGGTTTTATTGCTTATAATCTTGATCCCGTATATAAAAGTGAAGGTTCCATCTTAATTTCTGAATCAAAGAGCTACAATTCATACCGCAGTAATGGTGTTAGCACGATGCTTTCAAATATGTACGGAATAGGCAGAGAAAATAGGATTACGGATGAAATACAGATTTTAAAATCACGAAGCCTCTCAGAAAAGATTGCACAAGAGCTATCGGGGAATCCGTATATGGAAAACGGGGAAAAGTATCCCATCCTGTGGAGAGAATATCCGGAAAACGCTGAAAGCACAAGTCTTGATACAGTTGCGCAACGAATTCGTAAAAACTCTACATTTTCACATATTGAAAAATCAAATCTTATAAATATTCAATATGAAGGTAAATCTCCACTAGAAGCTGCCAAAATAGTGAACCTCACAATGGATGTTTATATCGATTTCTCATCCCAACAGAACAGAATGTCGGCTCACTCAGCTGTTCAGTTTCTTGAAGAAGAACAAAAACGTATTCAACAAAATTTAAAAGGAGCTGAACAAGCCCTGCGCAGCTTCATGAATAGTGAGAATTTGGTAGAACTAGACTCCCAGACCAATAAATTAATAGGGGATATAGCTGATTTAGAGTCAAATATTCAGTCTATAAAGGTTAAGCTTGTATCTATAAACTCAGCTATTAAAGAGTACAGTCAAAGATTGAATGATCTTAAACCTCAGCTTTTGAAAAATTACACCGAAGCTATCTTACCAAAACTGGATCGATTCCAATACCAATTAGCTGAACTGGAAACCAATAAAATGCTGATGTTATCACGGAATCCCAATATAGACGAGGAAATAAACCCACCTGCAGAGCTTCGGAAAATAAATGAAGATATTGCCAGAATACAGCAAAAAATCCGAGATACTACAGAAGAATTCTTAGCTCAAAATGAAGAATTTTCGGATACAAATTTGGGCAGCTCCGGAGCAAATATTGCCGATAATATTGCTGAGATAAAAAATGAACTCATCAGACTTAAAGTTGAACAAAATCAATATCGAGCCCAAGAAGAGGTGCTAACTGAGCATTTAAATGAGAAAAGGGCATTTTTTGAAGCACTGCCTAATAATATGATTGAGCTCGCCCGTACAAAAAGAGAAGTTGAGATCAATGAGCAACTTTACCGAACTGTTTCTGAGCAACTCGCCGAAATGAAGCTTTGGGAACAAACCCGATTTGGTTTAGGCCGGCCCATTGATGCGGGATTCGTTCCGAAGAAACCGGAAGGTAATAATCAGTTACTACTGCTATTGGTCGGTGTATTGATGGGTGGCATATTTGGAATTGGTTATTCTTGCATACGTGAATATACCGATCCTACAATCAGCAGAATGAAGCAAATCCAAAAATTTCATCTCCCTGTATTAGGGCTAATACCAAATTTAAAACGCACCATACAGAAAACCCATGGCAAGAAAAGTAAAGCTGATTTTAATGGTGCTGAGTTATCTACAAAATTTGTCACATTATTTGATTCTTATTCCGCGGAATCTGAGGCATTTAGAAAGTTGAGTAACAATATCATTTACTCGACTCCCCAAGATGGGCCGGAACAGAAAATAGTTATGACAACCAGTTTTAGTACTGATGAAGGAACATCAGAAGTTTTTGCAAATTTTGCCGTGAGCCTGGCTGAAATGGGAAATAAGGTATTAGCAATTGATACTGATTTTAGAAGGCCTGTCCTACATGAGATGTTAGGCCGCCAACGATCCCCCGGAATCTTGGAAGTATTAACAAGTGAGGCCAGTTTGGACGAAGCGATCCAAGAAACCAACATCCCACGGTTGGATATACTTTTCCCGGGTAAGGAACCCTCAAACCCATTTTTTATAAATAGAAGCAATGCATTTCATAAAATGATAAAAGGCCTCAGAAAAAGGTACAATTATATATTACTGAAAACAGCCCCAATGGGTCTTCTTTCGGACGCAACTCCTTTAGCTACTTTGGCAGACGGGGTAATGATTGTAAGTCGATTTGAAAAAACCAGGGAAGATGAATTAGAAGAGCTCATTCGAAACCTTCAAGATATTAATGCCAATATACTTGGTGTCGTCTTGTCATCATTCGATCATAAAAACAGTTTCGACTATTTTACCGGGTATTCCCGTTCGTACCAAAAGGCATATCAAAACTATTTCTCACAGAAAAGGGAAACAACAACAAAAAGTATAGCCGACGAACAAACCTTAACCATTTAA